One window from the genome of Acinetobacter lanii encodes:
- a CDS encoding MFS transporter — MSIQRDARKATKINLFSFSTGAMRAFHLSWLAFFVCFFAWFACAPLMPVIAGEFHLTKDQIANINIAAVAITILVRLAVGPLCDKYGPRKTYTALLIIGSIPVFGVASANSYESFLFFRLLIGAIGASFVITQYHTSIMFAPNVVGTANATTAGWGNAGGGATQALMPLLLSAIVMFGVEQAMGWRIALIVPGVMMVIVGLLYWKCTQDCPQGNFKELRAQGIQVGSDKKGGMAILMHAAKNYRVWILFGAYAACFGIEIFIHNIVAMYYVDNFKFGLKEAGMAAGIFGLLALFARALGGIISDKVATKKGLDGRTKVLFSMILLEGLFLILFSQMNTPMLAILVMTVFALFTHMACGATYALVPFIDRDALGGVAGIIGAGGNLGAVAAGFLLKGMLDIQTTLMVLGGLVVIAASCVLMIRFSVEHKEKEQRLFEQAVNERNMAEAQH, encoded by the coding sequence ATGTCTATACAGCGAGATGCTCGAAAAGCAACAAAAATTAATCTATTTAGCTTCTCTACAGGCGCAATGCGTGCCTTTCATTTAAGTTGGCTGGCATTCTTCGTGTGTTTCTTTGCTTGGTTTGCTTGTGCTCCCTTAATGCCAGTGATTGCAGGTGAATTTCATCTGACCAAAGATCAAATTGCCAATATTAATATTGCCGCCGTGGCGATTACCATTTTGGTTCGTTTGGCTGTTGGTCCTTTATGCGACAAATATGGACCACGCAAAACCTATACCGCGTTACTGATTATCGGCAGTATTCCGGTGTTTGGTGTGGCTTCTGCCAACAGTTATGAATCCTTTCTGTTTTTCCGCTTATTGATTGGTGCGATCGGTGCCAGTTTCGTGATTACCCAATACCACACCAGCATTATGTTTGCACCGAATGTAGTGGGCACAGCCAATGCCACCACTGCCGGTTGGGGCAATGCAGGCGGAGGTGCGACACAAGCTTTAATGCCATTGCTGCTTTCTGCGATTGTGATGTTTGGTGTCGAGCAAGCCATGGGTTGGCGTATTGCGTTGATTGTGCCGGGTGTGATGATGGTCATCGTGGGGCTGTTGTATTGGAAATGCACCCAAGACTGCCCACAAGGTAACTTTAAAGAACTCCGTGCCCAAGGGATTCAAGTCGGTTCAGATAAAAAAGGTGGTATGGCGATCTTGATGCATGCTGCAAAAAACTACCGTGTTTGGATTTTATTTGGTGCTTATGCGGCGTGTTTTGGGATTGAGATCTTTATTCATAACATTGTCGCGATGTACTACGTCGACAATTTCAAATTTGGTTTAAAAGAAGCCGGGATGGCAGCAGGAATCTTTGGTCTTCTTGCATTGTTTGCGCGTGCTTTGGGTGGGATTATTTCTGACAAAGTGGCGACTAAAAAAGGACTGGATGGTCGTACCAAAGTGCTGTTTAGTATGATTTTGCTCGAAGGCTTGTTTCTGATTTTATTTTCACAAATGAATACACCGATGCTTGCGATTTTAGTCATGACCGTATTTGCCTTATTCACCCATATGGCATGTGGTGCCACCTATGCGCTAGTGCCATTTATCGACCGTGATGCCTTAGGGGGTGTCGCAGGCATCATTGGTGCAGGTGGCAATCTCGGTGCTGTCGCAGCAGGTTTTTTACTCAAAGGTATGCTCGATATTCAAACCACACTCATGGTCTTGGGTGGTCTGGTGGTGATCGCGGCAAGTTGTGTCCTCATGATCCGCTTTTCAGTTGAACATAAAGAAAAAGAACAACGCTTGTTCGAACAGGCGGTGAATGAACGCAACATGGCTGAAGCACAACATTAA
- a CDS encoding ANTAR domain-containing response regulator, whose translation MPNLKIALIDDDIERASFIQTSLIEHQFEVVACVMIDHLNRTDLQQLQADVILLDMDHPQRDVIESCVSQFDLPTVLFTKNSHKETIKHAIDAGVTAYIVDGIDPTKLNSILEIAIEQFKKHRKLVSDLEETKCKLADRKDIEKAKVLLMQMHQIQEQQAFSLLRKSAMSQRMTMGEMARRLLDAQSLLNAQFKE comes from the coding sequence ATGCCAAACCTAAAAATTGCCCTGATTGATGATGATATTGAACGGGCTTCTTTTATCCAAACCTCACTTATCGAACATCAGTTCGAGGTGGTTGCTTGCGTGATGATTGATCATTTAAATCGCACAGATCTACAGCAACTTCAAGCCGATGTGATTCTGCTGGATATGGATCATCCACAGCGTGACGTGATTGAGAGTTGCGTCAGTCAATTTGACCTACCGACGGTTTTATTCACGAAAAACAGCCACAAAGAGACCATTAAACATGCCATTGATGCCGGCGTAACGGCCTATATTGTCGATGGGATTGACCCGACGAAATTAAATAGCATTCTCGAGATCGCCATTGAACAATTTAAAAAACATCGTAAATTGGTCTCGGACTTAGAAGAAACCAAATGCAAATTGGCTGATCGTAAAGACATTGAAAAAGCCAAAGTCCTGCTGATGCAAATGCACCAAATACAAGAACAACAAGCCTTTAGTCTGTTACGTAAAAGTGCCATGAGTCAGCGCATGACCATGGGTGAGATGGCACGTCGTTTGCTCGATGCACAGTCATTGTTGAATGCTCAATTTAAGGAATAA
- a CDS encoding ABC transporter substrate-binding protein gives MPQLEKTEIQLGYIPLLDSVALLWAHHQHYFQDEGLNVTLVKEASWASLRDRLAYGILDAAHCLSAMLPAAALGEDQISIPLQTGLILSTNRAYVSLSQKHCYEWHISEQDRPEISASKLMQAIQSGQRVALAHVFKHSIHHYSLRQWLALANESFAKNLQLLTLPPPYMVEAIAAKTIDGFCVGEPWNIQAEVEGHSQIILQSQQIIPNIADKVLATTQEWAQLHPHTLTALQNAIQRAQHDLATLQHLDEVWALLKGLNIIRFPCSASIHVQAYHKIQQIIRCFGTQHIPQVEHFEWILQQMNHWDDLNLDAEKIKAIAQSCII, from the coding sequence ATGCCTCAACTTGAAAAAACTGAAATTCAACTGGGATATATTCCACTATTAGACAGTGTTGCGCTGCTCTGGGCGCATCATCAACATTATTTTCAAGATGAAGGCTTAAATGTCACTTTGGTGAAAGAAGCCTCTTGGGCCAGTCTAAGAGATCGTTTGGCTTATGGCATATTGGATGCTGCCCATTGTTTATCCGCCATGTTGCCTGCCGCCGCCTTAGGTGAAGATCAAATTAGCATTCCATTACAAACCGGTTTGATCCTCAGTACCAATCGTGCCTATGTCAGTCTGAGTCAAAAGCACTGCTATGAATGGCATATCTCTGAACAAGATCGCCCCGAAATCTCAGCCTCTAAACTGATGCAAGCCATTCAATCCGGTCAACGTGTCGCATTGGCACATGTGTTTAAGCACTCGATTCATCATTATAGCTTAAGACAATGGTTGGCTTTGGCGAATGAAAGTTTTGCCAAAAATCTACAGCTTTTGACCCTGCCGCCACCGTATATGGTCGAGGCCATTGCAGCAAAAACGATTGATGGTTTTTGTGTGGGTGAGCCGTGGAATATCCAAGCTGAAGTTGAAGGTCATAGCCAAATCATTTTGCAAAGTCAGCAGATCATTCCCAATATTGCAGACAAAGTGCTCGCCACAACCCAAGAATGGGCACAATTACATCCGCATACCTTAACTGCCCTACAAAATGCCATACAACGCGCTCAACACGATTTAGCCACATTGCAGCATCTAGATGAAGTCTGGGCACTTTTAAAAGGCTTAAACATTATTCGCTTTCCATGTTCAGCAAGCATTCATGTGCAGGCATATCATAAAATTCAGCAGATTATTCGTTGTTTTGGCACGCAACACATCCCCCAAGTCGAACATTTTGAATGGATCCTGCAACAAATGAATCACTGGGATGACTTAAATTTAGATGCTGAAAAAATCAAAGCGATCGCTCAATCTTGTATAATATAA
- the nirB gene encoding nitrite reductase large subunit NirB: MKIVMIGHGMVGHKFIEAVLEHAGDEVEITILAEEPRLAYDRVHLTEYFNGKSVKDLTLCRTDFADAYGIDLRLKTKATHINQINKTVTTDQGDVLHYDKLILATGSYAFVPPIPGNDRENCFVYRTIDHLDALKQASLNAKTGVVIGGGLLGLEAAKALRDLNLETHVVEFAPRLMAVQIDDLGGKVLRTKIENLGVHVHTQKATASIEDGVSAKHAMKFADGSELETDIILFSAGIRPRDELARQSGLAIGERGGIVINDYCQTSNADIYAIGECALWDNKIFGLVAPGYDMARIAAKHVMEQACNEFSGADMSTKLKLMGVDVASVGDAHAMTPNALSYFYADEAAQVYKKIVVDQEKTKLLGAVLVGCAKEYNDLLQMMLNGLALPENPESLIMPGFEQAHAQAGGSGVDLLPESATICSCNNVSKADICSAIAEGSTSLGAIKKCTKAATACGGCAPLVTQVLKAELQRQGVTVNNHLCEHFAYSRQELYHLVRVHKIKTFDDLIEQHGHGLGCDICKPTIANILASCWNDFVLKPSHAGLQDSNDYYLGNIQKDGSYSVVPRMAGGEVTPDGLIAIGQIAKAYGLYTKLTGGQRVDMFGAQVHQLPEIWQKLIDAGFESGHAYGKSLRTVKSCVGSTWCRYGVDDSVGLAIYLENRYKGLRSPHKLKMAVSGCTRECAEAQSKDVGVIATEKGWNLYVCGNGGMKPRHAELLASDLDTQTLVKYIDRFFMFYIQTADRLQRTSVWRDNMEGGLDYLKDVIVHDSLGIAQELEHRMQHVVGTYQDEWRTAIEDPEVRKRFKTFINAKAEQQQDPHIQFTAVRGQIRPKNEAERNANRIPVVEA; this comes from the coding sequence ATGAAAATTGTGATGATTGGCCACGGTATGGTGGGTCACAAATTTATCGAAGCAGTATTGGAACATGCTGGTGATGAGGTTGAGATCACCATATTGGCAGAAGAACCACGTTTAGCCTATGACCGTGTACATTTAACTGAATACTTTAATGGCAAGTCTGTTAAAGATTTAACCTTGTGCCGTACAGACTTTGCCGATGCGTATGGTATTGATCTACGTTTAAAAACCAAAGCAACGCACATTAATCAAATCAATAAAACCGTAACCACTGATCAGGGTGATGTACTGCACTATGACAAACTGATTTTAGCCACAGGTTCGTATGCCTTTGTTCCCCCAATTCCGGGCAATGACCGTGAAAATTGTTTTGTTTACCGCACCATTGATCATTTAGATGCACTGAAACAAGCCAGTCTAAATGCGAAAACAGGCGTGGTGATTGGCGGAGGCTTATTGGGGCTTGAAGCAGCCAAAGCACTGCGTGATTTAAATCTTGAAACCCATGTGGTGGAGTTTGCCCCCCGGTTAATGGCAGTACAAATTGATGATTTGGGCGGTAAAGTGTTACGTACCAAAATCGAAAATCTAGGCGTGCATGTCCATACCCAAAAAGCCACTGCATCTATCGAAGATGGTGTATCCGCTAAACACGCAATGAAGTTTGCTGATGGATCTGAACTTGAAACCGACATTATCTTATTCAGTGCAGGGATTCGCCCCCGTGATGAATTAGCACGTCAAAGTGGATTAGCCATCGGTGAGAGGGGTGGCATTGTCATCAATGATTATTGCCAAACGTCGAATGCTGATATTTATGCGATTGGTGAATGTGCGCTTTGGGATAATAAAATTTTCGGTTTAGTGGCACCAGGTTACGATATGGCACGTATTGCAGCGAAACATGTCATGGAGCAAGCATGTAATGAATTTAGCGGTGCCGATATGAGCACCAAGCTGAAACTGATGGGTGTGGATGTGGCATCAGTTGGAGATGCACATGCCATGACGCCGAATGCGCTGAGCTATTTTTATGCCGATGAAGCCGCACAAGTTTATAAAAAAATTGTGGTGGATCAAGAAAAAACTAAGCTACTCGGTGCAGTATTGGTCGGGTGTGCCAAGGAATACAATGATCTGTTGCAAATGATGTTGAATGGCTTGGCGCTGCCTGAGAACCCAGAAAGTTTAATCATGCCGGGCTTTGAGCAAGCCCATGCCCAAGCCGGGGGCAGTGGTGTGGATTTGTTACCAGAGAGCGCCACGATCTGTTCATGTAACAACGTGTCTAAAGCCGATATTTGCTCCGCGATTGCAGAAGGCTCAACCTCATTGGGAGCAATAAAAAAATGTACCAAAGCAGCCACTGCATGTGGGGGTTGTGCACCACTCGTCACCCAAGTACTCAAAGCTGAATTACAACGCCAAGGGGTCACTGTAAATAACCATCTCTGCGAGCACTTTGCTTACTCACGTCAAGAGCTGTATCACTTGGTTCGTGTCCATAAAATTAAAACCTTTGATGACTTGATCGAACAACATGGTCATGGACTCGGCTGTGATATCTGTAAGCCGACGATTGCCAATATTTTGGCATCTTGTTGGAATGATTTTGTGCTTAAACCGAGCCATGCAGGACTACAAGACAGTAATGACTATTACCTTGGAAATATTCAAAAAGATGGATCGTACTCGGTTGTGCCGCGTATGGCAGGCGGTGAAGTCACGCCAGATGGACTGATCGCCATCGGTCAAATCGCCAAAGCGTATGGACTTTATACCAAACTCACTGGTGGACAACGTGTCGATATGTTTGGTGCACAAGTGCATCAACTGCCTGAAATTTGGCAAAAGCTGATCGATGCAGGTTTCGAGTCGGGACATGCCTATGGTAAGTCTCTACGCACGGTGAAATCTTGTGTCGGCAGTACCTGGTGTCGTTATGGCGTAGATGATTCAGTCGGTTTAGCCATTTATTTAGAGAATCGCTACAAGGGCTTACGTTCACCGCATAAACTCAAAATGGCAGTATCGGGCTGTACTCGTGAATGTGCAGAAGCTCAAAGTAAAGATGTCGGAGTGATTGCCACTGAAAAAGGCTGGAACCTCTATGTCTGCGGCAATGGAGGCATGAAACCACGCCACGCAGAATTGTTGGCATCAGACCTCGATACACAAACGCTGGTCAAATATATCGACCGTTTCTTTATGTTCTATATCCAAACGGCTGATCGTTTACAACGAACCTCGGTATGGCGTGACAACATGGAAGGTGGACTCGATTATCTCAAAGATGTGATTGTGCATGATTCACTCGGAATTGCACAGGAATTGGAACACCGTATGCAACATGTGGTCGGCACGTATCAAGATGAATGGCGTACCGCCATTGAAGACCCTGAAGTGCGTAAACGCTTTAAGACATTTATCAATGCCAAAGCGGAACAACAACAGGACCCACATATTCAGTTTACCGCTGTTCGTGGACAAATTCGTCCTAAAAATGAAGCAGAACGAAATGCCAATCGTATACCGGTGGTAGAAGCCTAA
- a CDS encoding lactonase family protein, with translation MKNVKLIQLCLMTSLGLAVNSYAAEKDSSTTAPSSQEFLVGTWTGGVPDGLGALKPVLNSQGIYRVRLNADGTMLPINQIKLANPSWLAFSKNKQFIYATNEDNGDKEGQVSALKFTKSGDLQLLNKVKSHGQQPTHAEVSPDNKFLLISNYSSRPNHAGVTVFPIKKDGSLGKLAQKVAFIKGSQALPDRQADGHAHSTTFSPDGTVAYVADLGSDLIKAYHYDADAKQPLKPAPELDLQFPEGSGPRHLIFSKNGNYLYATTEMDAQVIVFKKEYNAYKMIQTQNLTEEVDAESKGGAGLIFSPDQKFLYVGNRKKVNEIVAYSVDSKTGKLTLIDRYPSGGIEPRAFDIDETGEYLVVANVFSNTVSQFKRDLKTGKLKPTQIALQIGLPTDVKFIPTNR, from the coding sequence ATGAAAAACGTTAAATTGATTCAGCTATGTTTAATGACTAGCTTGGGTTTAGCCGTAAACAGCTATGCTGCTGAAAAAGACTCTTCGACAACAGCACCAAGTTCACAAGAATTTTTAGTGGGTACTTGGACAGGTGGCGTACCTGATGGCTTAGGCGCACTCAAACCTGTATTAAACAGCCAAGGGATTTACCGTGTCCGTTTAAATGCTGACGGAACCATGCTTCCAATCAATCAGATTAAACTTGCAAATCCGTCTTGGTTGGCTTTTTCGAAGAACAAACAATTCATTTATGCCACCAATGAAGACAATGGTGACAAAGAAGGTCAAGTTTCAGCATTAAAATTCACCAAATCAGGTGATTTACAACTGTTGAATAAAGTGAAAAGTCATGGTCAACAACCGACCCATGCTGAGGTTTCACCTGACAACAAATTCTTGTTGATCTCAAACTACTCTTCTCGTCCAAATCATGCCGGCGTGACTGTTTTCCCAATTAAGAAAGACGGTAGCTTAGGTAAATTGGCTCAAAAAGTCGCGTTTATCAAAGGGAGTCAAGCACTTCCAGATCGTCAAGCCGATGGTCATGCACACTCTACAACATTTAGCCCAGATGGTACTGTGGCATATGTTGCAGATTTAGGCAGTGATTTAATCAAAGCGTATCACTATGATGCTGATGCGAAACAACCTTTAAAACCAGCACCTGAGCTTGACCTTCAATTCCCTGAAGGCAGCGGTCCACGTCATTTGATTTTTAGTAAAAATGGCAACTACTTGTATGCAACCACTGAAATGGATGCACAAGTTATTGTATTCAAAAAAGAATACAATGCCTATAAAATGATTCAAACTCAGAATTTGACTGAAGAAGTAGATGCTGAATCTAAAGGTGGTGCAGGTTTAATCTTCTCCCCTGACCAAAAATTCCTTTATGTTGGTAACCGTAAAAAAGTCAATGAAATCGTGGCTTACTCAGTTGACAGTAAAACCGGTAAATTAACCCTGATCGATCGTTACCCAAGTGGTGGTATTGAGCCACGTGCTTTTGACATTGATGAAACCGGTGAATACTTAGTGGTTGCGAATGTATTTAGTAATACTGTAAGTCAATTCAAACGTGACTTAAAAACCGGTAAATTAAAACCAACCCAAATTGCGTTACAAATTGGTTTACCGACGGATGTAAAATTCATCCCAACCAATCGTTAA
- a CDS encoding DcaP family trimeric outer membrane transporter: protein MKKNVSFIAKSVLSISILMVASSSYAQMTLEQQVASLQKQVQELQELMKKQQNTNASIQQDLHAVAQTPPPPPPPVGTKKEWNKFSTKNGAELEIYGNIRADASYQSKGADTIYNKISALPLEGSADVKKNSDRFQSTLNATRLGFNFKTPIMGEHDLGGKVEMDFFGGTGRDTFRIRHAFITLDQWLIGQTWSNFNAIENYPETVDASLSVGGSLTRVPQIKYSYPVDKNLNLAVSIEDPKAETITTTGNETVKTDPYAKLKLPSLTGRVNYRFDNGSAVSGRAFLTQKATSYGKGDEFLAWGIGAGGKLQILPKTLLRLDYNHIKGDTKNVLWTNSAYALTLNGDMKPNELDTIAIGVTQQFTPKIRGTLGFGYMRADDDNDFSKLVYADAAQNKQLAEGWINMFYNPYKPLNLGVEYMYGERKTFDNRTGEDNRVNFTAIYDF from the coding sequence ATGAAAAAAAATGTCAGTTTCATTGCCAAAAGCGTACTCAGTATCTCAATACTGATGGTGGCTTCATCTAGCTATGCACAAATGACTTTAGAGCAACAGGTCGCAAGCCTGCAAAAGCAAGTGCAAGAATTACAAGAGCTGATGAAGAAACAACAAAATACCAATGCTTCAATTCAGCAAGATTTACATGCTGTAGCGCAAACACCACCGCCGCCACCTCCACCAGTGGGTACGAAAAAAGAATGGAATAAATTCAGTACCAAGAATGGTGCTGAGCTTGAAATCTATGGGAATATTCGTGCTGATGCCAGTTACCAGTCCAAAGGTGCAGATACCATTTACAACAAAATCAGCGCACTGCCTTTAGAGGGAAGTGCAGATGTAAAGAAAAACTCTGACCGTTTCCAAAGTACTTTAAATGCCACTCGCTTGGGCTTTAATTTTAAAACCCCGATCATGGGTGAGCATGATTTGGGCGGTAAAGTCGAGATGGACTTTTTCGGCGGGACAGGGCGAGACACTTTCCGTATTCGTCATGCCTTTATTACACTGGATCAATGGCTCATTGGTCAAACTTGGTCGAACTTTAATGCGATTGAAAACTATCCTGAAACAGTCGATGCGTCATTGTCTGTCGGTGGCTCACTGACCCGTGTACCCCAGATTAAATACAGCTATCCCGTGGATAAAAATCTAAACCTTGCAGTCAGTATTGAAGACCCGAAAGCCGAGACCATTACCACTACAGGGAATGAAACGGTAAAAACCGATCCTTATGCAAAATTAAAACTGCCATCACTGACAGGTCGCGTCAATTATCGCTTTGACAATGGTTCAGCGGTTTCAGGTCGTGCTTTCCTGACCCAAAAAGCAACCTCTTATGGCAAAGGCGATGAATTTTTAGCGTGGGGGATTGGTGCAGGCGGCAAGCTACAAATTTTGCCTAAAACACTGCTGCGTTTGGACTATAACCACATTAAAGGCGACACCAAAAATGTGCTGTGGACCAACTCTGCGTATGCACTGACCTTAAATGGTGATATGAAGCCGAATGAACTGGATACTATCGCCATTGGTGTGACTCAGCAATTCACCCCTAAAATTCGTGGGACTTTAGGTTTTGGTTATATGCGTGCCGATGACGACAATGATTTCTCAAAATTGGTCTATGCAGATGCAGCACAAAACAAACAATTGGCTGAAGGATGGATCAATATGTTCTACAACCCTTACAAACCACTCAATCTAGGCGTGGAATATATGTATGGTGAGCGTAAAACATTTGATAACCGCACCGGTGAAGACAATCGTGTCAATTTCACCGCGATTTATGATTTCTAA
- the nirD gene encoding nitrite reductase small subunit NirD, with protein sequence MTILKDMNELDWVEICNLDDITPNTGVGAWIEDQHIAIFRVGQEQRVYALSNQDPFSQAYVMSRGIVGDVQGERVVASPMYKQNFSLATGRCLEDKDQKLLVFPSKIEQGKIFVSPTPQKTYITNNASSPEKMKLVLIGNGLAGMRCLEDLLDMAPDRYEITVIGEEPWGNYNRIMLSPVLSGEKSIQDIMLHPHDWYADKGIRLIAGDPAVRIDRPRKQIYTEQGAVVEYDRLILATGSKPFVPPIPGADLNGAMSFRDINDVNRMLEYAVSHQHAVVIGGGLLGLEAAYGLKQRGMNVTVLHLTDRIMERQLDAKASQMLRHSIETKGIQIITEANTKCLIGESGQVRQICLTDGRVLKADLVVFAVGIRPNITLAQSAGLRCHRGILVNDTMQTYDPSIYAVGECIEHRGQTFGLVEPLWGQAFICASHLAEHGSLTFKAPTVPTQLKVSGCDVFSAGSIEINTDTNDMPFEDILLNDEKRQIYKRIIIQQDRVVGAVLFGDTEDGAWYAELIADQTPISSIRNKLLFGKDFALKKAG encoded by the coding sequence ATGACAATTTTAAAAGACATGAATGAATTGGATTGGGTCGAAATATGCAATTTAGATGACATTACACCCAATACAGGTGTGGGTGCATGGATTGAAGATCAACACATTGCGATTTTTCGGGTGGGTCAGGAACAACGGGTTTACGCTTTAAGTAACCAAGATCCCTTTAGCCAAGCTTATGTGATGTCCCGCGGTATTGTGGGAGATGTACAAGGTGAACGTGTGGTGGCATCGCCGATGTATAAACAAAATTTTAGTCTGGCTACAGGGCGTTGTTTAGAAGATAAAGACCAAAAGCTATTGGTCTTTCCAAGTAAAATTGAACAGGGAAAAATTTTTGTCAGTCCTACACCTCAAAAAACCTATATCACCAATAACGCAAGCAGTCCGGAAAAAATGAAATTGGTCTTGATCGGCAATGGTTTAGCAGGAATGCGTTGCCTCGAAGATTTGTTGGATATGGCACCGGATCGTTATGAGATTACGGTGATTGGTGAAGAGCCATGGGGCAATTACAACCGCATTATGTTGTCGCCTGTGTTATCGGGTGAAAAAAGCATACAGGACATTATGCTGCACCCACATGATTGGTACGCTGACAAAGGCATCCGTTTGATTGCAGGTGATCCTGCGGTACGTATTGACCGCCCACGAAAACAGATCTACACCGAACAAGGCGCTGTGGTGGAATATGACCGCTTAATTCTAGCGACAGGGTCTAAACCTTTTGTACCTCCGATTCCAGGTGCAGATTTAAACGGGGCGATGAGCTTCCGTGATATCAATGATGTTAACCGCATGTTGGAATATGCGGTATCACACCAACATGCTGTGGTGATTGGTGGGGGCTTACTTGGACTAGAGGCTGCCTATGGACTTAAACAGCGTGGCATGAACGTCACGGTGCTGCATCTGACGGACCGTATTATGGAACGACAGTTAGATGCGAAAGCCAGTCAGATGTTGCGACATTCAATTGAGACCAAAGGCATTCAGATTATCACCGAAGCCAATACAAAATGTTTAATCGGTGAATCGGGACAGGTGCGTCAAATTTGTTTAACCGATGGTCGGGTTTTAAAGGCAGATTTGGTGGTCTTTGCGGTCGGTATTCGTCCGAATATTACCCTCGCACAAAGCGCTGGGCTACGCTGTCATCGAGGAATATTGGTGAATGACACCATGCAAACCTATGACCCGAGTATTTATGCTGTAGGTGAATGTATTGAACATCGGGGACAAACGTTTGGTTTGGTTGAGCCTTTATGGGGACAAGCCTTTATTTGTGCATCGCATTTGGCTGAACATGGCAGTTTGACCTTCAAAGCCCCGACAGTGCCGACCCAATTAAAAGTCAGTGGCTGTGATGTATTTTCAGCAGGCAGCATAGAGATCAATACGGATACCAATGACATGCCGTTTGAAGACATTCTTTTAAATGATGAAAAACGTCAGATTTATAAGCGAATCATTATTCAACAGGATAGAGTCGTGGGTGCGGTTTTGTTTGGCGATACCGAAGATGGTGCTTGGTATGCAGAGTTGATTGCCGATCAGACCCCCATCTCTTCTATTCGAAACAAACTGCTGTTTGGTAAAGATTTTGCATTAAAGAAAGCGGGTTAA